The Oncorhynchus mykiss isolate Arlee chromosome 20, USDA_OmykA_1.1, whole genome shotgun sequence genome includes a region encoding these proteins:
- the hcrtr2 gene encoding orexin receptor type 2: protein MMSGITVNSDCVECSPPSHEPCTTELHPYSSIDDDDELLKYIWREYLHPKQYEWVLIVGYIIVFFVSLIGNTLVCFAVWKNHHMRTVTNCFIVNLSFADVLVTITCLPASLVVDITETWFFGNTLCKILPYLQTISVSVSVLTLSCIALDRWYAICHPLMFKSTARRARKSILLIWGVSCIIMIPQAIVMECSSLLPELTNKTSLFTVCEERWGADVYPKVYHTCFFIVTYFAPLCLMVLAYIQICHKLWCQQIPGTSSVLQRKRTPLQGSTYSPGPGESARVRTSTVSAEIKQVRARRKTACMLMVVLFVFALCYLPISVLNIMKRVFGTFKYTNSRETVYAWFTFSHWLIYANSAANPIIYNFLSGKFRAEFKAAFSCRSFGRCQNQTEGIRRRMNTDSRKSLSTQVNNMDNVSRISDHVV from the exons ATGATGTCGGGGATCACAGTGAATTCGGATTGTGTAGAATGTTCACCCCCTTCGCATGAGCCTTGCACCACGGAATTACACCCATACTCTAGCATCGATGACGATGATGAACTTCTGAAGTATATCTGGAGGGAATATTTGCATCCTAAGCAATATGAATGGGTTCTTATTGTAGGATAcataattgttttttttgtttctctCATTGGAAACACACTAG TTTGTTTTGCAGTGTGGAAAAACCATCACATGCGCACGGTGACCAACTGTTTCATTGTGAATCTCTCCTTTGCTGATGTCCTGGTCACCATCACCTGTCTCCCGGCAAGTCTTGTGGTAGACATTACAGAAACATGGTTCTTTGGAAACACTCTTTGTAAAATACTGCCTTACTTACAG ACAATCTCCGTATCTGTGTCAGTCTTGACTCTGAGCTGCATTGCTCTCGACCGCTGGTACGCAATCTGCCACCCGCTGATGTTCAAAAGCACGGCCAGGCGTGCCCGCAAGAGTATCCTCCTCATCTGGGGGGTTTCCTGTATCATCATGATCCCCCAGGCCATCGTGATGGAGTGCAGCAGCCTGCTCCCTGAGCTCACCAACAAAACCAGCCTTTTCACTGTGTGTGAAGAGCGCTGGGGAG CTGATGTCTACCCCAAGGTGTATCACACCTGTTTCTTCATCGTCACATACTTCGCTCCCCTCTGTCTGATGGTTCTGGCATACATACAGATATGTCATAAACTGTGGTGTCAACAG ATTCCTGGAACGTCATCTGTGCTACAGAGGAAGCGGACGCCCCTCCAGGGTTCCACTTATTCTCCAGGTCCTGGGGAGTCAGCCAGGGTCCGGACCAGCACAGTGTCCGCTGAGATCAAACAGGTCCGGGCCCGCAGGAAGACAGCCTGCATGCTGATGGTGGTCCTCTTTGTCTTTGCCCTCTGCTACCTGCCCATCAGCGTACTCAACATCATGAAAAG AGTGTTTGGGACGTTTAAGTACACAAACAGCAGAGAGACTGTATACGCCTGGTTCACGTTCTCACATTGGCTGATATATGCCAACAGTGCTGCAAATCCAATCATCTATAACTTTTTAAGTG GGAAGTTTCGAGCGGAATTCAAAGCAGCATTTTCCTGTCGCTCTTTTGGCCGATGTCAGAACCAAACAGAGGGCATAAGGAGAAGAATGAACACTGACAGCCGTAAATCCTTGTCCACTCAAGTCAACAACATGGACAATGTTTCACGGATATCTGACCATGTGGTTTAA
- the fam83b gene encoding protein FAM83B, giving the protein MMDSQQLSLLSSLKEELKPEDYIQPHYKEAYRLAIDSLVNDGRESYQEFLKSERIGSFLSEDEIHFITTNASQPLPSNHTEEIDGPGPDATASKSSTGTYWPVDSDIATPDLELGWPEVMPDRLQTNINLFFHPPRLNRPTIKEVIRKHIQDARQVIAIVMDIFTDVDIFKEVVDASTRGIPVYVLLDEFHLQSFLLMVENQDIQIPKLRNMRVRIVKGQDYLCRSGATFHGAMEQRFLLVDCQTVVYGSYSFMWSYEKINLSMVQVITGQLVESYDEEFRTLFARSFVPAVLTPPETVLLERNGRHARAKYASESRQAFERKDQLRHTLDTVYRKACERQTGMTSHMGEMEERLYDKEPFEHRPMINHGESVQNRIHQFQSAETVNFLKRHSYAGERQEVPYVPHNTRYGASNWNVAGDGGNHCAPGRSHFTNALEDHSQGAQIIRGRNFRQSYHGNDKQVRSMQRNMPTLKNTAKSFLRTYRIESYLNNTDDHTGESCDYLDQYEAQENKTSSLIPSRLRSSLVFKSTIPEKPETNSHSNNSSSSIRQVDPSAKPNNAPYYSSMQLQWNPATSMENRMRQDEYIMKRRSLQILDDPRNNIGYGPGRDPYQSVYACLGRAKEGLVTKAPELLQDNWHKRHSVADSKTNSDYRVNKESSSHMYGRAFGRSQPDGGGITLGPQNGGYSSNLNKDQRSISHYDVKNVVDTKSPPVSNWQEPPYRTVSAAALDMNSKEPPYRTVSAAALDMNSKEPPYRTVSAAALDMNSKEPTYKSTSTALGSPHFLKKSTKQIRSLLKIPEKKEGSPKGGSPKRGGSSDTIVTDEEGQIPERERKVASQSSMLQMDKNHCADDIGLSSTPRFSTEELHQNLPDRTTSMGTQGQHTSIDKTQERARLASGNWRSDRGGDSRLYSRFEPFCSLEKERPHFSQSATGPAPIHSPERTKSMYSAKSSPTNEQHNHTGQQTHSHHENKLGKFIQRVGHFIHKNK; this is encoded by the exons ATGATGGATTCCCAACAACTCTCCCTGCTGTCCTCCTTGAAGGAAGAGTTGAAGCCTGAAGATTACATTCAGCCCCACTATAAGGAGGCCTATCGCCTTGCCATTGATTCCCTGGTGAATGACGGCAGAGAGAGCTACCAGGAGTTCCTCAAGTCCGAGCGGATAGGGAGCTTCCTCTCAGAAGATGAAATCCACTTCATCACTACAAACGCCTCACAGCCATTGCCTAGCAACCACACAGAAGAAATTGATGGCCCAGGTCCGGACGCTACGGCCAGCAAGTCTTCAACTGGAACGTACTGGCCTGTGGACTCCGACATAGCAACACCTGACTTGGAGTTAGGGTGGCCGGAGGTCATGCCTGATAGACTACAAACCAATATAAATCTGTTCTTCCATCCACCCAGACTAAACAGACCCACCATCAAAGAGGTGATCCGGAAACACATTCAGGATGCCAGACAG GTTATTGCAATTGTAATGGACATTTTTACAGATGTGGATATATTCAAAGAGGTGGTTGATGCCTCCACCAGAGGAATTCCAGTTTATGTGCTTCTGGATGAATTTCATCTGCAAAGCTTTCTCTTAATGGTTGAGAATCAAGACATCCAAATCCCAAAACTTAGG AACATGAGAGTACGCATAGTGAAGGGTCAGGATTACCTCTGTCGTTCAGGAGCTACATTTCATGGAGCAATGGAGCAGAGGTTTCTGTTGGTGGACTGCCAAACAGTGGTGTACGGATCATACAG CTTCATGTGGTCCTATGAGAAAATCAACCTGAGTATGGTGCAGGTCATAACAGGCCAGCTGGTGGAGTCCTATGACGAGGAGTTTAGAACGCTCTTCGCCCGTTCTTTCGTGCCAGCAGTTCTCACCCCTCCCGAGACTGTGCTACTAGAACGGAATGGAAGACATGCTAGGGCAAAGTATGCTTCTGAATCCAGACAAGCCTTTGAGAGGAAGGACCAGTTGAGACATACCCTGGACACAGTGTACAGGAAAGCCTGTGAGAGACAGACGGGCATGACGAGCCAtatgggagagatggaggagagacttTATGACAAGGAGCCATTTGAACACAGACCCATGATCAACCATGGCGAGAGTGTTCAAAACCGCATCCATCAGTTCCAGTCTGCAGAGACTGTGAACTTCCTGAAAAGGCACAGTTATGCTGGGGAGAGACAAGAAGTCCCATATGTTCCACACAACACAAGGTATGGGGCAAGCAACTGGAACGTGGCTGGAGATGGAGGTAATCACTGCGCTCCTGGAAGAAGCCACTTTACCAATGCTTTGGAAGACCATTCTCAGGGGGCACAGATAATCAGAGGTCGCAATTTTCGCCAGTCCTACCACGGGAATGACAAACAAGTCCGCTCTATGCAGCGGAACATGCCAACTTTGAAGAACACGGCTAAGTCCTTCTTGCGCACGTATAGGATAGAGTCTTACCTCAATAACACTGATGATCATACTGGGGAATCCTGTGACTATCTGGACCAGTATGAAGCACAGGAAAACAAAACTAGCTCATTGATTCCTTCCAGACTTAGGTCATCCCTTGTTTTCAAGTCCACTATTCCAGAAAAACCGGAGACAAACAGTCACTCAAACAACTCTTCCTCTTCCATACGTCAGGTCGACCCCTCTGCAAAGCCAAACAATGCACCGTATTACTCTTCAATGCAATTGCAATGGAATCCAGCAAC ATCGATGGAAAACAGAATGAGACAAGATGAATACATAATGAAAAGGCGGAGTCTGCAGATTTTGGATGATCCTAGGAATAACATTGGCTATGGCCCAGGAAGAGACCCATATCAGTCGGTCTATGCCTGCCTGGGAAGAGCCAAAGAGGGACTGGTAACGAAAGCCCCTGAGCTCCTTCAAGACAACTGGCACAAAAGACACAGTGTGGCAGACTCAAAGACCAACAGTGACTACAGAGTCAATAAAGAGTCCTCCAGTCACATGTACGGTAGGGCCTTTGGGAGGAGTCAGCCAGATGGTGGTGGAATAACATTGGGTCCACAGAATGGAGGATATTCTTCAAATTTGAACAAGGATCAGAGATCTATCTCTCATTATGACGTCAAAAACGTTGTGGACACAAAGAGCCCCCCTGTTTCTAATTGGCAAGAGCCTCCCTACAGAACTGTGTCTGCAGCAGCCCTTGATATGAACAGCAAAGAGCCTCCCTACAGAACTGTGTCTGCAGCAGCCCTGGATATGAACAGCAAAGAGCCTCCCTACAGAACTGTGTCTGCAGCAGCCCTTGATATGAACAGCAAAGAGCCCACTTACAAGTCCACCAGCACAGCATTGGGTTCACCACATTTCCTTAAGAAGAGCACCAAGCAAATCAGATCATTGCTCAAAATACCGGAGAAAAAAGAGGGTTCCCCTAAAGGGGGTTCCCCTAAAAGGGGTGGTAGCTCTGACACCATAGTCACAGACGAAGAGGGACaaataccagagagagagaggaaggttgcATCACAGAGTAGCATGCTTCAGATGGACAAGAACCACTGTGCAGATGATATAGGGTTATCCTCAACCCCTCGTTTTAGCACTGAAGAGCTGCACCAAAATCTTCCTGACAGAACTACATCCATGGGGACACAGGGGCAGCATACGTCCATTGATAAAACGCAAGAAAGGGCAAGGCTTGCGTCAGGAAATTGGCGTAGCGATCGGGGTGGCGATAGTCGTTTGTATAGCAGATTTGAGCCTTTCTGTTCATTGGAGAAGGAGCGACCCCATTTCTCACAATCTGCAACAGGCCCTGCCCCCATACACTCCCCAGAGAGGACCAAGAGCATGTACTCTGCTAAAAGTAGCCCCACCAATGAACAACACAACCACACTGGCCAGCAGACACATAGCCACCATGAAAACAAACTGGGCAAATTCATACAAAGAGTGGGGCATTTCATTCACAAAAATAAGTAG